CTGCGCAAGGAATTTCGCAATTCGCGCTCGCTGTTCTGTTCGTGCAGATCGAATCGAGAGATCGGTGTTGGTTCACGTGTCATTAACCAAGGAGACCGTAAAATACACGGCGGGGCTCTTCAATATTGCCGGCTGTTGGAGCTCGACGACTGAGCTCAGGATTATTCGAGGATTACGCGAGGATGTTCATCCGAGCTGATTTACAAGGCTGCCGTCTGCGTATACTTCAATTCGGCTGGCTGCCTCTTGCGAAAAGGGACTTGTCGTCGTTTCTATACGAAAATCTGATACAATGAGACGCCACGTAATAAGAGACTGTTCGAGACTCTTATACCTGTCGCGTAAAACGAGCCTTCGTAGTGGTATGTTTTGGCAAACTGCATTCAACTAGGATTGCTCTTTTGGAACTTCGACCTTTCTGGGTGCGATCGGGACATCAGATATAGTCCAGTGAATAATGCAGTCTTTGGAAACGATCCTTGAAATTTTACTTGGAAGTTTCGCGAATATCGAGGTCATTTTGTAGTGTTGGGAATATTATAGGACTTTAAAACATAAGAATTTAATGAAGGTGTTAAAATGGTAACTGTTTGTACAAGCATATaggtatttttgtatatatcaTTCACCTTGTTACTTACAATTTGATCTTTAAAGATTCATATAAGTTCGTGAATAAAGTACGTGTTTAAACATGAAGATCGATTAATAACAATGATCTCCATTACGTCAAATACGAGTTATTAGTATGAAAATGACATTGAAATTGTAGAAACATCGATTATGTATGTCTACTTCAATACGCTATGGCAAaaagagtaataacatatttacatatttaatatgttaCTTTGTTCTGGTTACGTTGTGCACGCGCAGTAATCGATTTCTGATAGGAAAGTTATTTATGTAATGCGTAGTAGCAATaacattacaaatatatatgtaaatcttTTGGACGAGTATTCAtcagaatatgaaatttagaTTTTCAGATAGATTGTGTTTAGATAATATACCTATCTTCTCTCTACTAATATGCTCTTCACTTcggatttaaaaaagaaaattaacatATGATAATAGGAGTTTCTagaaactttattaaaaatccaCATAAAATGTAATGTTGTTCATTACTGACACGAGGTACTTTTTGATTTATGAATCTTCAACTACTGACAAATCATATTACAGTCAAAACATGCAAATATTGACAAGTTTCAGAAAAAgacaagaatttttttaacaagagttcattatacattaaaatttattcttcaGTCTAATAGCCGTTCAATATAATACAAAcctttggaaattttatgtCAAACAAAAATCGAGAAttccaatattaaaaatacaaccTATTACTCTCACAGgatatttttctacaattttctttcaaccACTCGAAAAACTCTCTCCACTACCAAAACATCATCGAATGAAAGACACGAAGGCATCATTTCGAAACTGAACCCGAGTTATCTTGTTGGTGTACAAATAATTCAGATGATAAACGAATTACGTCGAAACGAGATGATGAAAGGCACGTTTAGGGCACAACGAGACGCCGGGTTCTGCATTAATGCGAGGGCTGATGTAGCAGAACGTTTGACCCCTCGTCTCGCGCGAAAACAGCGCCAGGGTAAAAGACAGGGTGAGAtcgaaagggagaaagagataCACGTGCTTGACTCATGAATCAAGTCGTATTAGCGAAGGCATAGCAGGCATGGTAGGTACCAATCTACCACTCCAACTTCGAGTAGATTGGATTTCTGAACTTTATTCGATTATCCGGCAGCGAAGCAGATCCGAAGCGGATAGAAAGTTGAAGGTTTTCTCCGACTATTGTTAGAATACTAGCCCTGCGCGTCTTTGTACGTGGAAAGTAATTACTAGTAATAGAGTAAGATTCGCGAAAAGGTTCTTGATCGTTGATTCGATTGTTAATATAATGTTGAATATTTTCGAGATTGGAGATCTTTGGAGACTTTTTGGTTGATAATATCAAGATCGAGGGAAGTAAACTTCCGCGTAAGAATTTTAGTAGTTAACGTCCTATCAAATTACAGCactcgaattaaaaaaattcaggTGAAATACACAAAATTCTTAAAACGTGTACATTTAGATAAGTATTAGAAATATGAATCcttaaaatacacaaaaagatattatttctttcgataGTATATACCATAAAAAGGTAAGGTAATAcgtttataattaacaattttactaaaaaatatagtttgtGACCTACCCCGAATacaaaagttttattaaaaacggTGTCCTATTCTAGAACTTCTAAACTAGAACGTAGGTACATCCATAGACGCTAAACCTTTTTAACACCACCCTCCAACTAAGAGTACCCTTTTCAACAGCACCAAACATTCAACAACCCCACCACTCGTCAAATAAAACACCGTCTCCAGCAACGTGTCTCTAGATTTTCCGATAACAAAAGGGTTAAGGAGgtcaaagaaaagaatctcCGAATCTTACCTCGTCACACGAAAGCTGTAATCTCTGGAATCTTATAGGACGTTCGACGTATGGGATATCTCGGCGGGTTATCGGTATTTTTGGACGCAGGTATTCGCGTCACGAGTTTTTACGATCAACGCATAAAAGGAAAGCGGTGCATTTCACGTTGGCGGATCGCTACTCTTATTCAAAAACATCTGCCAGCGCACTGCTGCCATATTGCGAACCGCGGGGGCTGTTTTTGTTATTCGCGAGCAAACAAGAAAACGAACACAGATCTGCTTCTTATTCGGACGTCGAACATTCAAATGACCATCACGATGGAATTATCGGCTCGAATGATCGTGCGTGGAATCCTCTCGCGATCTCATAGCCCGAACAATGCGTTCTTTCGCAACTTGTTTTTACCCTAGGAATTTATTTCCAGGGACAGTCGATGGATTGATACATCGCAGCAAAGTGTCGATGTCTCCTTGACATTAGGAATGGAAGAACAAGTGCCAAGGCATTattgttcatttttttttttttttttttgctactATGTTTATGCGTCCTGCTGTTTGACGGGACGATTGTATGTATATCAACGTTCTCGATGTACGTTTTATGCGTCTCTTACGAACACTTTTTGCACTGTGATAGTTCATGGCTAAATAGCGATGGAGTTTGAGGTGAAAGCTGGGTTAAATACGCTTTGTGGGTTCTACAAGTAtcttaaatagaatatataacgtgtaaaTGCACTTTAAaccgaataaagttatatttaatgaaagaattaacAGAATATTTCTGACTAAAAGGATGTTCGATTCTTTCAGATAGTAGACTATCttaaagaagagaagaagaccCCTTTACTAGCTACTCAAAATCGGTCAACTTTAAGCAATCGAATCTTTAAACGTATCGTAGCCCAGCCAAATCCTCCCCAAATTCCACtcgatattttgaaactaTACAATACCTCCCATGTAATCGATACATTTCGTTCACTGTCCACAAAATTCTATCCGGACTATGTACCGCATCCCCTTGGACCACCCTAGAGATCCTGTGTCATGTTCCTCGTTAACGACGAAAGAAACCGCGTAAATAACTAAAGCGGGATGAAGAATTCGACGGATCGAAGGGGCGAGAGGCCGTGACGGTTTGGTGTGCGCGGTCGGTCGACACCGGGtcgagagatagagagagagaagaaacgacAGGAGGCGTGGCAAAACCGCGCACACTCCACGTGACCCTGTCGTTCCGGAAGGCGGGACTTCGGGAGTCGGCACACAATTACAAGGGCAGTAGAACGGGCTGGTGGTCGCCGGTGCTCTCTCTGTCGTCGCGCGCGCGGAGCTCCTCGAGTCGTGCTCGTTCCACGAACAACACCTGCCGCCGCCGATCGCCGTACATTCGTGCACGCTTTGTTCGTCCTCTTGCCTGTGACTCCTTCTCGAAAGTGCTAACCCTATTTGTCATCGTCGTAATCGATCGATCAGACCATTTTAGGGAGAAAGATACCTGGACCGAAAGAAGCTCGGTATCATGGATCGTAAAAGCAAATTAATCGAAGAAACGCGCGTCTACGCGAAAGAATGAGACTCGTCGGTTCCAGAGAAGCGACTGCAAAGAATCTTCGTTGATATCGTTTAAAGGATATTGAGGCAAAATGTTGCTACCTCAAGATATGATGGCAGCCCAGTCGAAGATGCTGTATCAGATGAACAAGTATTATGGCGAGCGGGTGCAGGCTCGAATGGGCCAAGTACAAAAGACCATCCGGGAAGTGTGCAAGGTGGTGCAGGAGGTTTTGAAGGAGGTCGAGGTTCAAGAACCACGGTttatctcctccttgaccgagTGCAACGGCCGCTACGAGGGTCTCGAGGTTATCTCACCCGGCGAATTCGAGGTGGTCCTCTACCTGAACCAGATGGGAGTATTCAACTTCGTCGACGACGGCACCCTGCCGGGTTGCGCGGTGTTGAAACTCAGCGACGGTCGGAAGAGGTCCATGTCGCTCTGGGTGGAGTTCATCACCGCCTCCGGCTACCTGTCCGCGAGGAAGATTCGTTCGAGATTTCAAACACTGGTGGCACAAGCTTGCGATAAGTGTGCCTACAGGGACTCCGTGAAGATGATAGCGGACACCACGGAGGTGAAGCTTCGTATTAGAGAGAGATACGTGGTGCAGATCACGCCGGCGTTTAAATGTTCCGGCGTGTGGCCAAGATCGGCGGCACACTGGCCGATTCCTCATATACCGTGGCCGCATCCGAACCTCGTGGCAGAGGTTAAGACGGAAGGATTCGACCTGTTGTCAAAGGAGAGCGTGGCGCTTCAAGGAAAACAGTCGGCCATGGAGGGTGACGCCTGGGTTCTCTCTTTCACGGAAGCAGAAACGAGATTGTTGCAAGGTGGCTGTCGTAGACGATGCTTAAGCATTCTGAAGACTTTGAGGGACAGACATCTGGATCTTCCGGGAAATCCAGTGACCAGTTATCATATGAAGACGTTGTTGCTCTATGAATGCGAGAAACATCCCTTGGAGACCGAGTGGGACGAAGGATGTTTGGCAGATCGCATTAACGGAATCTTCCTGCAGTTGATATCCTGCCTTCAGTGTCGAAGATGTCCTCATTATTTCTTGCCTAATCTGGATCTGTTCAAAGGAAAGTCGCCCAGCGGCTTAGAGAACGCGGCTAAACAAGTGTGGAGACTGACGAGAGAATTACTAACCAACAGTCGTGCACTGGAGAAACTTTAGCTGAATCAggaatttcctttttaaagtttcaaattgAGGAAtgtaataaagagaaagacagagacaAGCGAAAGTTGGAGGAACGTTGGAGGATTCGGTGACTCGCGTGAATCACGACTTTCAGGATGCTGCTTTCGCGACAGTTCTTTGCCTGCTTTTTACCCTCGTAAACGTGGGAAGCCTACTTTCACTCGCTATCTTCTTGCACACACTGCAGCGTACCAGGGTATAGGGATGGTGTAACAAGTTTCATTACGGTTATCCCTTacctcttcctttcttctctttttctattatttaatagtttttaaaCCATGGTATGAATAATGCGAGTCAAACGTTGATCAGTGCAACGTTTCGTTCCAGTGCAATATCGTACAACCAGTGTCCTGTTTCGTACGAAAGCAATTGTTGCTAGGTTCTACGTTGATTTTGTATAAGTCGAATATTTCGTTTTGAAATGGGCACGTTAAATTTTGTAGACTGAATCGAATGTTAATCGAGGTGTCCACCGATCATTAGAAATACGTACTAGTTTGGAAGATATTAGTATTACTGCGTTTTTTATACGACTGAAGCTTTCGCTTGGAGCGGAATCTCCTGCTTATTAACGCAGCTCGAACGATTTTTCTACGTAGCGTTGCAGTATGCCAGAGATTAAATAGATACTCGGTTAGCTGCTCTTATTCATCTAATGGCTAATGTAAATTGTCGTGTGATCCGTTATCGTTAAATTAATCTAATGTTTATAATCGGTTAGCAATCAAACTGCCGACGGTAGCTTGGCCACCATATTGTTGTATGTAcataattctttatattatttaaacgatatttatttctcaaGAGAATCGCTGTTCCAACacataatgtaaatataaactaataaatgcattTCGTCTCATAATAAGGATTCATGTAATTGATTTGAAACCTTTGCTTAGAGTTACTGTGATTAATATGAGATTATTAAAACTTGAATTTTTAacgtcataaatattttaaatagaaaaagaaattaattgtttgaattaataaatcatatgTCTTCAAAAACATCcctatattttttcttcattccTAAGAACTATCCAAGTAATTTTCCTTCATCGTTTACATCAACTGGGAAACGGAGAATTTCAATAAACCGGTAACTGAATTGTTTCTCGACAATTGTTTCTTCTACGAAAGTAACTTTAGACCAATAATGACGTGTATTTTATGTAAGTCTCAATACAAATCTAAGGATGCATCAGGAGAACCAGTGAATATTAGCAATTCTGACGAGGATCCTCTACAGTTAAACTGAAGTTGATAAAAGACCGTCGCTTAATTCAAATCTCATTCATAACTTTCCTGCCATAACAATCTTtctatcaaatataaaatttgcatcCCAATTAACGAGATCCGAAATTTCGAACAGTCGTCCAATTTCAATCGCAGCCAGTTCTAAACGAGAACATAAAAACCATCACGGCGTAATTATTATCTACGATATTAACACTCGTGCGCAGGATGCCGAAACGACCTCGTCAAAGGCATCGCTACCGAGTTTCATGGTCATTATACGCCTACGAGGCGCGAGCCGTGTCCCTTATCTTAATTCTTCCCAGAAACTTCCATCCTTATCTTCCCAGCGCAATGACATTCGTTAACCGCTGCCACTCACTCTCTGCACGCCGATCGTTCGGGaatttacgttattattattggcCCGTAAAAACAAAGTGAGAGGAAAACGTTGGAACCGGAGAGCTCGCGCTCGCGAGCGGCAACACTTTACGCACGCCGTATCGGGCAGTTGCCTCGCGATTTACAAGCCTTAATGGGAGAGTTATCGTTGTCGTCGttaaatgtacattttatacGGAGCTTTTTTCGCCGCGTGCGTCCGGTGCTCAATAAAAACGCTCGTAAAAGAAACTGTCCCCCATCTTCGATAACTCAACCGATCGCGTCAGCGTCGTGCGcgaatttcttatttcaagCCGAAGCACCTTTTCGCGAAATGTTACCGGGGCCATATAGATAGCGACAGAGTAGTATCGTTCGAGGGAATCACGAAAACCTTATCCGATCGAACGAAGATCGGGAATCGACAAACCAGAAACAGCTAAAAATCCGCCACGACTACGACTAGGTTTCTTCGCTTAAGTAACGAAGCGTGATCGGCGAATCTTCCACCATGACGAAAATTTCGGGGTTCGAAGGGGTTGCGGAGGAATGGCCGAGCCCCATGGTATCCATGAgcacgaaataaaacgagtcGGATCTGCATAATTCATGGGGGAGAAAGGGTTTGCGTTTGGGGTtagccgccgccgccgccgctccGTTCGTCCTTCGGCGAGGCGTTCGTAACATATAGATAGAACGGTTCGTGCGGATCGATCGGGTCGGCGCACCACGACAGGCCACGCCTGCGCGGTTAGTGAGTCACGGGATTGGTCGAACCGCGCGGTATGAGGCGTGGCGTGTCGGAGGCACCACCTAGACAACCGCACGTCTTCGTACGACTCGAAGAGCGGGTGGCGCGGAGGAGGTGAACGACAGCGCAGTCGACTATCTGCTCCGGCACGGAGTCGCTCGTACACCTT
This Bombus pascuorum chromosome 1, iyBomPasc1.1, whole genome shotgun sequence DNA region includes the following protein-coding sequences:
- the LOC132908774 gene encoding protein mab-21-like, whose amino-acid sequence is MLLPQDMMAAQSKMLYQMNKYYGERVQARMGQVQKTIREVCKVVQEVLKEVEVQEPRFISSLTECNGRYEGLEVISPGEFEVVLYLNQMGVFNFVDDGTLPGCAVLKLSDGRKRSMSLWVEFITASGYLSARKIRSRFQTLVAQACDKCAYRDSVKMIADTTEVKLRIRERYVVQITPAFKCSGVWPRSAAHWPIPHIPWPHPNLVAEVKTEGFDLLSKESVALQGKQSAMEGDAWVLSFTEAETRLLQGGCRRRCLSILKTLRDRHLDLPGNPVTSYHMKTLLLYECEKHPLETEWDEGCLADRINGIFLQLISCLQCRRCPHYFLPNLDLFKGKSPSGLENAAKQVWRLTRELLTNSRALEKL